From the Pseudomonadota bacterium genome, the window CCTGGGGCCGGGGCTCATCCTCTGGCACCCCATGGGCGGCCGCATCCGCAAGGCGATGGAGGACTTCTGGCGCGACGAGCACGTGCGGAACGGCTACGAGATCCTCTTCACGCCGCACATCGCCCGCCTCGAGCTCTGGAAGACCTCCGGCCACTGGGACTTCTACCGCGAGAACATGTACTCCCCGATGATGGTTGACGACATGGAGTACGAGCTCAAGCCGATGAACTGCCCGTTCCACATCGAAATCTACAAGTCGAGGCTCCGCAGCTACCGCGAGTTCCCCATGCGGTGGGCGGAGCTGGGGACCGTCTACCGCTACGAGCGGTCGGGCGTCCTCCACGGCCTCATGCGCGTGCGCGGCTTCACGCAGGACGACGCGCACATCTTCTGCCGCAGCGACCAGCTCGAGGAGGAGATCGAGCGGGTGCTCGGCTTCTCGCTGCACATCCTCCGCTCGTTCGGCTTTGCCGACTACGACATCTATCTGTCCACCAAGCCGGACAAGCACGTGGGCGACGATGCGGCTTGGGAGCTGGCCGAGGGGGCCCTTCGCCGCGCGCTCGAGAAGACCGGCGTCGCCTTCGAGGTCGACCCGGGCGAGGGGGTCTTCTACGGCCCCAAGATCGACATCAAGATAAAGGACTCGCTCGGCCGCGCCTGGCAGTGCACCACCATCCAGGTCGATTTCAACCTGCCGGAGCGGTACCGCATGGAGTACGTGGGCAGCGACGGGGCGCGCCACCAGCCCATCATGATACACCGCGCGCTCATGGGCTCGCTCGAGCGGTTCTTCGGGGTGCTCATCGAGCACTACGCGGGGGCGTTCCCGGCGTGGCTCGCCCCGGTGCAGGCTAGGGTCCTCTCGGTGAGCGAGGGGCAGGCCCCCTACGCGAGGGAGGTGGCCGCGAGGCTCGCGCAGGCGGGGTTCCGCGCCGAGGCGGACGACCGCAGCGAGAAGCTCGGCCTCAAGATAAGGGAGGCCCAGCTCTCGAAGGTCCCGTACATGCTCGTCGTGGGCGCGAGGGAGGCCGAGGCCGGGTCTGTGTCGGTCCGCTCGCGCAGGGAGGGCGACCTCGGCGCGATGGCGGCGGACTCCTTCGCGGAGAGGCTCGGCAAAGAGGTATCGGAGCGCATCTGCTCCTGAGGGAAGCTCGAAACGCAAAACAAAGGAGGTGCGGCTATTCGACCCAACTTCAATCCGAACGCAAGGCGTGACAGGGAAGGCGACCTGAGGACCAACCGCCGGATCCGCGTGCCCGAGGTGAGGCTCATCGACGACGCGGGCGAGCAGCAGGGCGTGGTCGCTACGCAGCAGGCGATGCGCATGGCCGAGGAGGCGGGTCTGGATCTGGTGGAGATATCGCCCACGTCAAGGCCGCCGGTCTGCAAGATCATGGACTACGGCAGGTACAAGTACGAGCAGGCCAAGCGCAAGCACGAGCAGAAGAAGAAGCAGACCGTGGTCGTGATCAAGGAGATCAAGATGCGGCCCGGCACCGACGAGCACGACTTCCAGACCAAGCTCCGGCACATAAAGAGGTTCCTGGAGGAGGGCGACAAGGTCAAGATCACGATCCGCTTCAGGGGGCGCGAGATGGCCCACATGAACCTGGGCCACGAGCGCATGAAGAGGGTGGTCGCCGAGGTCAAGGAGATAGGCGAGCCTGAGAACTACCCGAAGATGGAGGAGAGGCAGCTCTTCATGATGCTCGGGCCCCTCAAGAAGAAGGCCCCCCAGGGCTGACGGCGGCAGCACAGCACCCCGGGGTCGTGCTACAGCGAATGCCGCGCGCGAACGCGCCCGGCGGAAAGGACAAAGATGCCCAAGATGAAGACCAAGAGGAGCGCAGCGAAGCGCTTCCGCGCGACAAAGAGCGGGAAGATAAAGAGGAAGCGCTCGAAGCTGCGCCACATCCTCACGAGCAAGACCACCAAGCAGAAGAGGCGGCTGCGCTCCTCGGCCTATGTCTCGAAGGCCGACGAGAAGCGCGTCGCGCGTCTTCTCAGGATAAAGTAGCACTCACAACGAAAGGAAGGGTAGGAAGATGCCTCGAGCAAAACGCGGTTTCAAGGGAAGGCGGCGCCACAAGAAGGTGCTCAAGCAGGCGAAGGGATATTTCGGCTCCCGCAACCGCCTGATCCGCACCGCCATGGAGGCGGTGGACCACGCGCTGAAGTACGCCTACGTCGGGCGCAAGCTCAAGAAGCGCGACTTCAGGTCCCTCTGGCAGACACGCATACAGGCCGGCGCCAGGGTGGCCGGCACCTCTTACAGCCGCCTGATGGGGGACCTCAAGAGGCGGGACGTGGGGCTCAACAGGAAGATGCTGGCGGAGCTGGCGCGCAGCCACCCCGAGGACTTCCAGGTCCTCGTGAACATGGCCGGCGAACTGTAGGGGTTTTTCCGAAAGGCGGGGACCGCTTTGAAGGAAAGAATCCTTGATGAGATCGCCCGGATAAAGCGGCAGGCCGAGAGCGAGCTTGCGGCCGTGAGCGACGTCGCCTCGGCCGAGGCCTGCCGCGTCAGATTCCTGGGCCGCAGGGGCCTCATCACCTCGGTGCTCAAGTCGCTGAGGGACGTCCCGTCCGAGGTGCGCCCGGAGGTGGGCCGCGAGATAAACACGGCCAAGTCCATGGTCGAGTCGAGGCTCTCGGGCCTCATCTCGTCTCTCGGCAGGGCGGAGGTCGAGGGCGCGATGGATAAGCAGCGCATAGACATCACCCTCCCCGCGAGGGGGGCGCGCCGCGGCAGGGAGCACCCGCTCCGAAAGGCGATGGCGGAGGTCCTCTCGATATTCACCGACCTAGGCTTCTCGGTGCACGAGGGCCCCGAGATCGAGACCGACTACTACAACTTCGAGGCGCTGGGGGTGCCGGCCGACCACCCGGCCAGGGAGATGCAGGACACGTTCTACGTGGAGGGGGGGCGGCTCCTCCGCACACACACCTCGCCGGTCCAGATCCGCGTGATGGAGTCGAAGAGGCCGCCGATATGCGCGGTCTTCCCGGGCGCGGTGTTCCGGCGGGACAACGACGTCTCCCACTCGCCGATGTTCCACCAGGTCGAGGGGCTGATGGTCGACCGCCGCATTACGATGGGCGACCTCAAGGGGGTGCTGTCCGCGTTCTGCCGCCGCATGTTCGGGACCTCGGTCGGCGTGCGGTTCAGGCCGAGCTACTTCCCGTTCACCGAGCCCTCCGCGGAGGTGGACATAAGGTGCGTGATGTGCGGCGGCGCGGGATGCAGGGTCTGCAAGCAGACCGGGTGGATCGAGATACTCGGCTGCGGGATGGTGGACCCGGTGGTCTTCGGCCACGTGAAGATCGACCCGAAGGCGTACACGGGGTTCGCGTTCGGCATGGGCGTGGAGAGGATCGCCATGCTCAAGTACGCCATCGGCGACATAAGGTTATTCTTTGAGAACGATCTGAGATTTCTGGAGCAGTTTTAAAGGCCGTGACTGGTAACTGGCGACTGGCGGTATCACGCCAGTCACGAGTCACGAGTCACGAGTCACGAGTTACGAGTTACGAGTCACGAGTCACGAGTCACGAGTCACGAGTCACGAGTCACGGATCTTATGAGAGCACCGCTCGACTGGATACAGGAGTTCGTGGAGGCGAGGGCGAGGCCCGAGAGGCTGGCCCATGCGCTCACCATGAGCGGCCTCGAGGTGGAGTCGATGGAGAGGGCGGGCAGGACCGCCGTCTTCGAGATAGGGGTCACCCCGAACAGGGCCGACTGCCTCTCCATCATAGGGCTCGCGCGCGAGGTCGCCGCGGTCACCGGCGCGCGCCTCTGTGTCGATGAGGCGAAGCCGCCTCGCGGCGAGGGGAGGATGGACCGCCTCGCCCGCGTCTCGGTCCGGTCCCGGTCCCGCTGCCCCAGGTACGCGGCCCGCGTGATAAGGGGCGTGAGGACAGGGCCGTCGCCGCAGCGGGTGAGCGCGAGGCTCGCCGCGTGCGGCATCCGCTCGGTCAACAACGTGGTCGACGCGACCAACTACGTCATGCTCGAGACCGGCCAGCCGCTGCACGCCTTCGACCTCGCGAGGATCGCGGGCGCGAGGATCGTCGTGAGGCGGGCGGGGGCGGACCGGAGGTTCACGACCCTCGACGGGGTGGAGAGGACGCTTGCCCCCTCCGACCTCATGATCTGCGACGCAGAGGGGCCGGTGGCGATCGCCGGCGTGATGGGCGGGGAGAACTCCGAGGTCGGCGAGGGCACGACCGATCTCCTGCTGGAGAGCGCGTTCTTCGAGCCGGCGGGCGTGCGCGCCACATCGCGCAGGCTCGGCCTCTCCACCGAGTCCTCCAGGCGCTTCGAGCGGGGGGTCGACCCCAACGGCGCGCTCGGCGCGCTCCACAGCGTCGCCGCGCTGATCGTCGAGACCGCGGGGGGCACGCCCTCCTCCGAC encodes:
- a CDS encoding threonine--tRNA ligase encodes the protein MTEKGDKEMLELERLRHSAAHVMADAVCRLFPGVKITIGPAIEEGFYYDFDFKRPFTSEDLAKIEEEMRRIADAKLPFICEEVTRDEARAIFKGEPYKVELIDELPEGERITIYRHGEFTDLCRGPHVEDTGKIGAFKLLSVAGAYWRGDEKRAQLQRIYGTAFPTEEELASHLSKLEEAARRDHRKLGRELDLYSTLEDLGPGLILWHPMGGRIRKAMEDFWRDEHVRNGYEILFTPHIARLELWKTSGHWDFYRENMYSPMMVDDMEYELKPMNCPFHIEIYKSRLRSYREFPMRWAELGTVYRYERSGVLHGLMRVRGFTQDDAHIFCRSDQLEEEIERVLGFSLHILRSFGFADYDIYLSTKPDKHVGDDAAWELAEGALRRALEKTGVAFEVDPGEGVFYGPKIDIKIKDSLGRAWQCTTIQVDFNLPERYRMEYVGSDGARHQPIMIHRALMGSLERFFGVLIEHYAGAFPAWLAPVQARVLSVSEGQAPYAREVAARLAQAGFRAEADDRSEKLGLKIREAQLSKVPYMLVVGAREAEAGSVSVRSRREGDLGAMAADSFAERLGKEVSERICS
- the infC gene encoding translation initiation factor IF-3; the protein is MRPNFNPNARRDREGDLRTNRRIRVPEVRLIDDAGEQQGVVATQQAMRMAEEAGLDLVEISPTSRPPVCKIMDYGRYKYEQAKRKHEQKKKQTVVVIKEIKMRPGTDEHDFQTKLRHIKRFLEEGDKVKITIRFRGREMAHMNLGHERMKRVVAEVKEIGEPENYPKMEERQLFMMLGPLKKKAPQG
- the rpmI gene encoding 50S ribosomal protein L35, with product MPKMKTKRSAAKRFRATKSGKIKRKRSKLRHILTSKTTKQKRRLRSSAYVSKADEKRVARLLRIK
- the rplT gene encoding 50S ribosomal protein L20 is translated as MPRAKRGFKGRRRHKKVLKQAKGYFGSRNRLIRTAMEAVDHALKYAYVGRKLKKRDFRSLWQTRIQAGARVAGTSYSRLMGDLKRRDVGLNRKMLAELARSHPEDFQVLVNMAGEL
- the pheS gene encoding phenylalanine--tRNA ligase subunit alpha; protein product: MLDEIARIKRQAESELAAVSDVASAEACRVRFLGRRGLITSVLKSLRDVPSEVRPEVGREINTAKSMVESRLSGLISSLGRAEVEGAMDKQRIDITLPARGARRGREHPLRKAMAEVLSIFTDLGFSVHEGPEIETDYYNFEALGVPADHPAREMQDTFYVEGGRLLRTHTSPVQIRVMESKRPPICAVFPGAVFRRDNDVSHSPMFHQVEGLMVDRRITMGDLKGVLSAFCRRMFGTSVGVRFRPSYFPFTEPSAEVDIRCVMCGGAGCRVCKQTGWIEILGCGMVDPVVFGHVKIDPKAYTGFAFGMGVERIAMLKYAIGDIRLFFENDLRFLEQF